In one window of Cupriavidus necator N-1 DNA:
- the lpxK gene encoding tetraacyldisaccharide 4'-kinase — protein sequence MPVPRHALADFVTAQWQRRGWFAWVMLPFSLLFGLIARVRRYGYQRGWFKSTRLPMPVVVVGNVTVGGTGKTPAVIALAQALTEAGLRPGVVSRGYGVELKHPRRVKPTSKASDVGDEPLLIARATDVPVWVFPDRALCAQTMLVSHPGVNVLLLDDGLQHYKLQRDFEIVMFDSRMGGNGLLLPAGPLREPLSRPRDATLINDPTFRATPDRPGVYGMRLELDDAWQLADPTMARPVSAFTGRRVLAAAGIGNPERFFASLRGAGLSPKTLPLPDHYDFVADPFVDNADALDADVILITEKDAVKCERFDDPRIWVVPTRPVIDTGLIEKIRRAVLAQVKPAPTAPATTPGAAGRNEEHRDGQPAA from the coding sequence ATGCCCGTTCCCCGACATGCCCTTGCCGACTTCGTGACCGCCCAGTGGCAACGCCGCGGCTGGTTCGCGTGGGTGATGCTGCCGTTCTCGCTGCTGTTCGGGCTGATCGCGCGGGTGCGCCGCTATGGCTACCAGCGTGGCTGGTTCAAGTCGACGCGCCTGCCGATGCCGGTGGTGGTGGTCGGCAACGTGACCGTGGGCGGCACCGGCAAGACGCCGGCGGTGATCGCGCTGGCACAAGCGCTGACCGAGGCGGGGCTGCGCCCCGGCGTGGTGTCGCGCGGCTACGGCGTGGAACTCAAGCACCCGCGCCGCGTGAAGCCGACCTCGAAGGCGTCCGACGTAGGCGATGAGCCGCTCCTGATCGCGCGCGCCACCGACGTGCCGGTCTGGGTCTTCCCCGACCGGGCGCTGTGCGCGCAGACCATGCTGGTATCGCACCCGGGCGTCAATGTGCTGCTGCTCGACGACGGCCTGCAGCACTACAAGCTGCAGCGCGACTTCGAGATCGTGATGTTCGACTCACGCATGGGCGGCAACGGCCTGCTGCTGCCGGCCGGCCCGCTGCGCGAGCCGCTTTCGCGCCCGCGCGACGCCACGCTGATCAACGACCCCACCTTCCGCGCCACGCCCGACCGCCCCGGCGTGTACGGCATGCGGCTGGAGCTGGACGACGCCTGGCAGCTGGCAGATCCCACCATGGCCCGGCCGGTCAGCGCCTTCACCGGCCGGCGCGTGCTGGCCGCCGCCGGCATCGGCAACCCCGAACGCTTCTTCGCCAGCCTGCGTGGCGCTGGGCTGTCGCCGAAGACACTGCCGCTGCCCGACCACTATGACTTTGTCGCCGACCCGTTCGTCGACAATGCCGATGCGCTCGACGCCGACGTGATCCTGATCACCGAGAAGGATGCCGTAAAATGCGAGCGCTTCGACGACCCGCGCATCTGGGTCGTCCCCACCAGGCCCGTGATCGATACCGGCCTGATCGAAAAAATCCGCCGCGCCGTGCTGGCGCAAGTCAAACCCGCGCCGACCGCGCCGGCAACCACGCCGGGCGCCGCAGGGCGCAACGAGGAACACCGAGATGGACAACCGGCTGCTTGA
- a CDS encoding ExbD/TolR family protein, with product MQFRSRQRREEPEINLIPLIDVLLVILIFLMITTTYSRFTELQIQLPTADAERAQQRPREIVVSVSSRGVYSVNKQVMEQKDVTSLADQLRAASGTGAGGQPPVVIVNADAQASHQAVINVMEAARLAGLSRLTFATQSAQPR from the coding sequence ATGCAATTCCGTTCCCGTCAGCGGCGCGAAGAGCCGGAGATCAACCTGATCCCGCTGATCGACGTGCTGCTCGTGATCCTGATCTTCCTGATGATCACGACCACCTACTCGCGCTTTACCGAGCTGCAGATCCAGCTGCCCACCGCCGACGCCGAGCGCGCCCAGCAGCGGCCGCGGGAGATCGTGGTGTCGGTGTCATCGCGCGGGGTCTACTCCGTCAACAAGCAGGTGATGGAGCAGAAGGACGTCACCAGCCTGGCCGACCAGCTGCGCGCCGCCTCGGGCACCGGTGCCGGCGGCCAGCCGCCGGTGGTGATCGTCAATGCCGACGCGCAGGCCAGCCACCAGGCCGTGATCAACGTGATGGAGGCCGCGCGGCTGGCCGGGCTGTCGCGCCTGACCTTCGCCACGCAGAGCGCACAGCCGCGCTGA
- a CDS encoding MotA/TolQ/ExbB proton channel family protein, which produces MFSIIQAAGWPIWPLLLASVIALALIVERFLTLKRSKVLPARLYEEALAAAQQRRATPEVVNTIEQNSPLGRVLAAGLRHVVLQPHTSRDAAKDVVEEAGRVVAHELERYLNALGTIASVAPLMGLLGTVIGMIEIFGSQGGTGASPEQLAHGISVALYNTAFGLIVAIPALIFWRYFRRRVDDYVAELEFRATSFLDAILPQRRA; this is translated from the coding sequence TTGTTTTCCATCATTCAAGCGGCCGGCTGGCCGATCTGGCCGCTGTTGCTCGCCTCGGTCATCGCGCTGGCGCTGATCGTCGAACGTTTTCTCACTCTCAAGCGCAGCAAGGTCCTGCCCGCCAGGCTCTATGAAGAGGCGCTGGCGGCCGCGCAGCAACGCCGCGCGACGCCGGAAGTCGTCAACACGATTGAGCAGAACTCGCCGCTGGGCCGGGTGCTGGCCGCCGGGCTGCGCCACGTGGTGCTGCAGCCGCATACCTCGCGCGATGCCGCCAAAGACGTGGTCGAGGAAGCCGGCCGCGTGGTCGCGCATGAGCTGGAGCGCTACCTGAACGCGCTCGGCACGATCGCCTCGGTGGCGCCGCTGATGGGCCTGCTGGGCACGGTGATCGGCATGATCGAGATCTTCGGCAGCCAGGGCGGCACCGGCGCCAGCCCTGAACAACTGGCGCACGGCATCTCGGTGGCGCTGTACAACACTGCCTTCGGCCTGATCGTGGCAATCCCGGCGCTGATCTTCTGGCGCTACTTCCGCCGCCGCGTGGATGACTACGTGGCCGAGCTGGAATTTCGCGCCACGTCGTTCCTCGACGCGATCCTGCCGCAACGCCGCGCCTGA
- the xseA gene encoding exodeoxyribonuclease VII large subunit: MPDLPNLSRDPSSTAPRSGRDVIPVGELNHTIARLLERSFPLAWVRGEISNFTRAASGHWYFSLKDARAQIRCVMFRGRNQHVDFQPREGEAVEVRAVVTMYEARGEVQLGVEAMRRAGLGNLYEAFLRLKEKLAQAGLFAPERKRPVPAHPRTIGVVTSLQAAALRDVLTTLRRRAPHVPVVVYPVPVQGAGAAQKIADMLDAASARRECDVLILCRGGGSIEDLWSFNEEVVAQAIARCVLPVISGVGHETDFTIADFVADVRAPTPTGAAELVSPDRAHLLAQAMRARDALTQCMRRGLDLRAQHLDWLARRVRSPQAQLQERRARVDNLARHLRSALRDTVVSQRHRHQLLAMRWSACRPDASAAHADVARLWQRLQAAAARQHERAGQRLARSAGALELLAPQRTLERGYAVLLDQRGRALRSPAEIRAGSVLEAHLAEGVADLAIAGVQAKLPDF, from the coding sequence ATGCCAGACTTGCCGAACCTTTCGCGTGACCCTTCCTCCACCGCGCCGCGCAGCGGCCGCGACGTCATTCCTGTCGGTGAGCTGAACCACACCATCGCCAGGCTGCTGGAACGCAGTTTTCCGCTGGCCTGGGTGCGCGGCGAGATTTCCAATTTCACGCGCGCCGCCAGTGGGCACTGGTATTTCTCGCTCAAGGATGCACGCGCGCAGATCCGCTGCGTGATGTTCCGCGGGCGCAACCAGCATGTCGACTTCCAGCCGCGCGAGGGCGAGGCGGTGGAGGTGCGCGCCGTGGTCACCATGTATGAGGCGCGCGGCGAGGTGCAGCTGGGCGTAGAGGCCATGCGCCGGGCGGGGCTGGGCAACCTGTACGAAGCCTTCCTGCGCCTGAAGGAAAAGCTGGCGCAGGCGGGGCTGTTCGCGCCGGAGCGCAAGCGCCCGGTGCCGGCGCATCCGCGCACCATCGGCGTGGTCACCTCGCTGCAGGCGGCGGCACTGCGCGATGTGCTGACCACCTTGCGCCGGCGTGCGCCGCATGTGCCGGTGGTGGTCTATCCGGTACCGGTGCAGGGCGCTGGCGCGGCGCAGAAGATCGCCGACATGCTCGATGCGGCCAGCGCGCGGCGCGAGTGCGACGTGCTGATCCTTTGCCGCGGCGGGGGCAGCATCGAAGACCTGTGGTCGTTCAACGAAGAGGTGGTGGCGCAGGCGATTGCGCGCTGCGTGCTGCCGGTCATCTCCGGCGTGGGCCACGAAACCGACTTCACCATCGCCGACTTTGTCGCCGACGTGCGTGCGCCCACGCCGACCGGCGCGGCCGAGCTGGTCAGCCCGGATCGCGCGCACCTGCTGGCGCAGGCGATGCGTGCGCGCGACGCGCTCACGCAGTGCATGCGGCGCGGGCTGGACCTGCGCGCGCAGCACCTGGACTGGCTGGCGCGGCGCGTGCGCAGCCCGCAGGCGCAACTGCAGGAGCGGCGCGCGCGCGTCGACAATCTGGCCCGACATTTGCGGTCGGCATTGCGCGACACGGTGGTGTCGCAGCGCCACCGCCACCAATTGCTGGCGATGCGCTGGAGCGCGTGCCGCCCCGATGCCAGCGCCGCTCATGCCGACGTGGCCCGCCTGTGGCAACGCCTGCAGGCCGCCGCCGCACGCCAGCACGAGCGCGCCGGCCAGCGCCTGGCGCGCAGCGCCGGCGCGCTGGAGCTGCTGGCGCCGCAGCGTACGCTGGAACGCGGCTATGCGGTGCTGCTGGACCAGCGCGGACGCGCGCTGCGCTCGCCCGCCGAGATCCGCGCCGGCAGCGTGCTCGAAGCGCACCTGGCCGAGGGCGTGGCCGACCTGGCGATTGCCGGCGTGCAGGCCAAGCTGCCGGATTTCTGA
- the sodB gene encoding superoxide dismutase [Fe] → MEHKLPPLPYAHDALAPHISKETLEFHHDKHHQTYVTNLNNLIKGTEFENSTLEEIVKKSSGGIFNNAAQVWNHTFYWDSMKPNGGGQPTGALADAINAKWGSFDKFKEEFTKTAVGTFGSGWAWLVKKTDGSLDLVSTSNAATPLTTDAKALLTCDVWEHAYYIDYRNARPKYVEAFWNVVNWDFAGKNFAG, encoded by the coding sequence ATGGAACACAAGCTCCCCCCGCTCCCGTACGCGCATGATGCCCTGGCTCCGCACATCTCCAAGGAGACGCTGGAGTTCCATCATGACAAGCACCACCAGACCTACGTCACCAACCTGAACAACCTCATCAAGGGCACCGAGTTCGAGAACTCGACCCTGGAAGAGATCGTCAAGAAGTCGTCGGGCGGCATCTTCAACAACGCTGCCCAGGTGTGGAACCACACCTTCTACTGGGACTCGATGAAGCCCAACGGCGGCGGCCAGCCGACCGGCGCGCTGGCTGATGCCATCAACGCCAAGTGGGGCTCGTTCGACAAGTTCAAGGAAGAGTTCACCAAGACCGCCGTGGGCACCTTCGGTTCGGGCTGGGCCTGGCTGGTCAAGAAGACCGACGGCTCGCTGGACCTGGTCTCGACCTCCAACGCCGCCACCCCGCTGACCACCGACGCCAAGGCGCTGCTGACCTGCGACGTGTGGGAACACGCCTACTACATCGACTACCGCAATGCCCGCCCGAAGTACGTCGAGGCATTCTGGAATGTCGTGAACTGGGACTTCGCCGGCAAGAACTTCGCTGGCTGA
- a CDS encoding alginate export family protein: MLVTAVGGASAQPLPSPPGVPPPFKLLRYDEDYRYLRDPAMRTDFWGPVKYVPLGSPGWFLSLGGEIRERFEDYSASNFAVPGPRGDGYLMHRALLHADLHAGESLRAFVQLGNQLAMGKDVTTPPYVDQLDVQQAFVDLRVPLPAPAQDPLLVRVGRQEMAFGAQRLVSIRDAPNVRRAFDGLRLGSSLGGARVDAFTTRPVLLKDGSFDDRPNQAQGFWGVYATMPAAFLPTTSADLYYLGFENDRALFSDGSGAERRHSLGGRLFGRQGRWDWDWEALFQFGSLASQQIRAWGFSTDTGYTFAASAWHPRAGIKATMGSGDRNPHDGTIGTYNGLFPKLAYFNQAGLIGASNVLDIQPSLTLIPSDGIKLTFACDFIWRATTHDAVYTSAGIPVPGTAGRSGQYSSSQLSVDVAWQASRHVLVNGGAVYVDESRTLKAVGGHNTRFLYLALGYTF, encoded by the coding sequence TTGCTGGTCACCGCCGTCGGCGGTGCGAGCGCGCAGCCGCTGCCGTCCCCGCCGGGCGTGCCGCCCCCGTTCAAGCTGTTGCGCTATGACGAGGACTATCGCTACCTGCGCGATCCGGCCATGCGCACGGATTTCTGGGGCCCGGTCAAGTATGTGCCGCTCGGCAGTCCTGGCTGGTTCCTGAGCCTCGGCGGAGAGATCCGCGAGCGCTTTGAGGACTACTCGGCCAGCAATTTCGCCGTGCCGGGTCCGCGTGGCGATGGCTACCTGATGCACCGGGCGCTGCTGCACGCCGACCTGCATGCCGGCGAATCCCTGCGCGCGTTCGTGCAGCTGGGCAACCAGCTGGCCATGGGCAAGGACGTCACCACGCCGCCCTATGTCGACCAGCTCGATGTGCAGCAGGCATTCGTCGACCTGCGCGTGCCGCTCCCGGCGCCCGCGCAGGACCCGCTGCTGGTGCGCGTGGGCCGGCAGGAGATGGCGTTCGGCGCGCAGCGCCTGGTTTCGATCCGCGATGCCCCCAATGTGCGGCGCGCCTTCGACGGACTGAGGCTTGGCTCAAGCCTGGGCGGCGCACGGGTGGATGCCTTCACCACGCGTCCGGTGCTGCTCAAGGACGGCAGCTTCGACGACCGGCCCAATCAGGCGCAGGGCTTTTGGGGCGTCTATGCGACGATGCCGGCGGCTTTCCTGCCGACAACCTCCGCCGATCTCTACTACCTCGGTTTCGAGAATGACCGCGCGCTGTTCAGCGATGGCAGCGGCGCGGAGCGGCGGCATTCGCTCGGGGGCCGTCTGTTCGGCCGTCAGGGCCGCTGGGACTGGGACTGGGAGGCGCTGTTCCAGTTCGGCAGCCTGGCCTCGCAACAGATCCGCGCATGGGGCTTTTCGACCGATACCGGGTACACCTTTGCGGCGTCGGCCTGGCACCCGCGCGCAGGCATCAAGGCGACCATGGGCAGCGGTGACCGCAATCCGCACGACGGCACCATCGGCACCTACAACGGCTTGTTTCCGAAGCTGGCCTACTTCAACCAGGCCGGCCTGATCGGCGCTTCCAACGTGCTGGATATCCAGCCGTCGCTGACGCTGATTCCCTCGGACGGCATCAAGCTGACCTTCGCCTGTGACTTCATCTGGCGGGCAACCACGCACGACGCGGTCTACACCTCGGCGGGCATCCCGGTTCCCGGCACCGCGGGCCGCTCCGGCCAGTACAGCAGCAGCCAGCTCTCCGTGGATGTTGCGTGGCAGGCGAGCCGGCATGTGCTGGTCAATGGCGGCGCCGTGTACGTGGACGAGAGCCGGACGCTGAAGGCCGTTGGCGGACACAACACGCGCTTTCTCTACCTGGCACTCGGCTATACGTTCTGA
- a CDS encoding GNAT family N-acetyltransferase has product MQAIDPAAEPVKIRAVEPDDFPAWKVLWDGYNAFYGRHGATALPAEITLTTWSRFFDAYEPMYALVAEQAGELIGLAHFLLHRSTIQLSPNCYLQDLFTAEEARGKGVARRLIDQVYARAKALGVARVYWQTHETNTTAMRLYDTVAEKSGFVVYRKQL; this is encoded by the coding sequence ATGCAAGCGATCGATCCAGCCGCTGAACCGGTGAAGATCCGTGCCGTCGAGCCGGACGACTTCCCTGCGTGGAAAGTCCTCTGGGACGGCTATAACGCATTCTACGGTCGGCACGGTGCCACTGCCTTGCCGGCGGAAATCACGCTCACGACCTGGTCACGCTTTTTCGACGCCTACGAGCCGATGTACGCGTTAGTTGCAGAGCAAGCGGGCGAGTTGATCGGGCTGGCGCATTTTCTGCTGCATCGAAGCACCATTCAACTCAGTCCGAACTGCTATTTGCAGGACCTCTTCACTGCCGAGGAAGCAAGGGGAAAAGGCGTCGCGCGTCGACTCATAGATCAGGTCTATGCACGTGCCAAAGCACTGGGCGTGGCAAGGGTGTACTGGCAGACCCACGAAACGAACACCACCGCCATGCGCCTTTACGACACCGTCGCTGAGAAGTCCGGATTCGTGGTGTACCGCAAGCAGCTTTGA
- a CDS encoding tripartite tricarboxylate transporter substrate binding protein: MQRTASGRAGRPTKKSCAWCNTLLFAGIPHLTTRWFADGQVTFDPIMNFVPLARVSSSALCIVVGADSPYKTLGDLVEAMKRKPGEITFSSGGAGSTSHLCAVMLNDLTRTRAKHIPYKGNGPAVTDVIAGQVDFTCQGAPSVVLMVKAGKLRGLAVTSPARLGEIPEVPTAAQAGVAGYQVSSWIGALAPVATAAAVVERLSDELIRIAQSPAFKAFCAQQSMYVDIADRRQFLAELPKEDARWKRISHLAKES, translated from the coding sequence ATGCAGCGAACAGCTTCAGGACGAGCCGGGCGCCCGACGAAGAAATCATGCGCCTGGTGTAACACACTGCTGTTCGCCGGCATTCCCCACCTCACCACGCGGTGGTTTGCCGATGGCCAGGTCACATTCGATCCGATCATGAACTTCGTGCCGCTTGCCAGGGTCAGCAGTTCCGCGCTGTGCATCGTGGTCGGGGCCGACTCGCCTTACAAGACTTTGGGCGACCTGGTCGAGGCCATGAAGCGCAAGCCTGGCGAGATCACGTTTTCATCCGGGGGCGCGGGCAGCACCTCGCATCTTTGCGCCGTGATGCTGAACGACCTGACCAGGACACGCGCCAAGCATATCCCTTACAAGGGGAACGGGCCCGCGGTGACAGACGTCATTGCCGGCCAGGTGGATTTCACATGCCAGGGTGCACCGAGCGTGGTGCTGATGGTCAAGGCGGGGAAACTGCGCGGCCTCGCTGTCACCAGCCCCGCGCGATTGGGCGAGATCCCGGAGGTCCCGACCGCGGCACAAGCCGGCGTTGCGGGCTACCAGGTCTCGTCGTGGATCGGAGCCCTGGCACCGGTGGCGACGGCGGCAGCGGTTGTGGAGCGCCTGTCCGACGAACTGATCCGCATCGCCCAATCGCCCGCGTTCAAGGCGTTCTGCGCGCAGCAGTCGATGTACGTCGACATCGCGGATCGCCGCCAGTTTCTTGCCGAGCTGCCGAAGGAGGATGCGCGCTGGAAGCGGATCTCGCACCTGGCGAAAGAATCCTGA
- a CDS encoding hemerythrin domain-containing protein: MPANSSVLHQAHDFFVGRPARPEAVRCMTGVGVAKRNGADHLPVVADAEVRAHEPGVARQCRLRCRGNTVRVCGQQEGSDKQLTVHATIEEEIFYPALRGISDEIDDLLDEAEVEHQVAKDLIAAIEEDPAGDKLEANYTVLSEYVAHHIEEEEGELFKNAIKEKLTSSPSSAFGCRLTAERTRIPTALRDALRSHFGGFLLRRAA, encoded by the coding sequence ATGCCGGCGAACAGCAGTGTGTTACACCAGGCGCATGATTTCTTCGTCGGGCGCCCGGCTCGTCCTGAAGCTGTTCGCTGCATGACCGGGGTCGGCGTAGCCAAACGAAATGGTGCAGATCATCTTCCGGTCGTCGCCGATGCCGAAGTGCGAGCGCACGAACCTGGCGTGGCGCGCCAGTGCCGCCTGCGGTGTCGTGGCAACACTGTGCGCGTGTGCGGCCAGCAGGAAGGAAGCGATAAACAGCTCACGGTGCACGCCACCATCGAGGAAGAGATCTTCTATCCGGCGCTACGCGGCATCAGCGACGAGATCGACGACCTGCTGGACGAGGCTGAGGTCGAGCACCAGGTGGCGAAGGACCTGATCGCGGCGATCGAGGAGGATCCTGCCGGCGACAAGCTCGAAGCCAATTACACGGTGCTGTCAGAATACGTCGCCCACCATATCGAGGAAGAGGAGGGCGAGCTGTTCAAGAACGCGATCAAGGAAAAGTTGACATCCTCTCCGTCCTCAGCCTTCGGCTGCCGCCTTACGGCGGAAAGGACGAGGATTCCTACGGCGCTACGTGATGCTCTACGTAGTCACTTCGGTGGGTTCCTGCTTCGTAGAGCGGCTTGA
- a CDS encoding RNA-guided endonuclease InsQ/TnpB family protein, translating to MQRLQAFKYELMPNGEQQRNMRRYAGSCRFVYNKALALQKQRYDQGEKKLSYAGLCKQLTEWRNSTETAWLADAPVHPLQQTLKDLERAYTNFFAKRADFPRFKKKGLGDSFRYPDQKQIKLDQTNSRIFLPKLGWLRYRNSRDVLGEVRNACVRLSGGKWFVSIQTERKVERPVPKATSAIGIDMGIARFATMSDGTFLAPLNSFRKHEARLRRAQRAMSRKTKFSNNWKKSKARIQRIHARIGNARLDYLHKATTTISENQAMVCIEDLKVRNMSKSAAGSSGQPGKNVRAKSGLNKAILDQGWYEFGRQLEYKLAWNGGWLIAVPPQHTSRTCPCCGHVSAENRQSQASFACVACGYANHADVVGAINILARGHRVAACGESA from the coding sequence ATGCAGCGTCTTCAAGCCTTCAAATACGAATTGATGCCGAACGGCGAGCAGCAGCGCAACATGCGCCGTTATGCCGGATCGTGCCGGTTCGTCTATAACAAGGCGCTGGCGTTGCAGAAACAGCGTTACGATCAAGGCGAAAAGAAGCTCAGCTATGCCGGTCTGTGTAAGCAACTCACGGAGTGGCGCAACAGCACGGAAACAGCATGGCTGGCCGATGCACCAGTCCATCCTCTTCAACAGACGCTCAAGGACTTGGAGCGGGCCTACACAAATTTCTTCGCAAAACGGGCCGACTTCCCGCGTTTCAAGAAGAAGGGTCTGGGCGACAGTTTCCGCTATCCCGACCAGAAGCAAATCAAGCTTGATCAGACCAACTCGCGTATCTTTTTGCCCAAGCTGGGCTGGCTGCGATACAGGAACAGCCGCGACGTACTCGGTGAGGTACGCAATGCCTGCGTCAGGCTTTCGGGCGGCAAGTGGTTTGTTTCGATCCAGACTGAGCGGAAGGTCGAGCGACCTGTGCCGAAAGCCACCAGCGCCATCGGCATCGACATGGGCATCGCTCGCTTTGCCACCATGAGCGATGGCACTTTCCTCGCGCCGCTCAACAGCTTTAGGAAGCACGAAGCCAGACTGCGCCGTGCGCAGCGGGCGATGAGCCGCAAGACGAAATTCAGCAACAACTGGAAGAAGTCCAAGGCCCGAATCCAGCGTATCCACGCACGCATCGGTAACGCCCGCCTCGACTACCTGCACAAAGCCACGACCACGATCAGCGAAAATCAAGCGATGGTGTGTATCGAGGACCTGAAGGTACGGAACATGTCCAAGTCAGCGGCCGGTTCAAGCGGGCAACCGGGCAAGAACGTCAGGGCCAAGTCCGGCCTGAACAAGGCCATCCTCGATCAGGGTTGGTACGAGTTCGGGCGTCAACTGGAATACAAGCTAGCGTGGAATGGCGGCTGGCTAATAGCTGTGCCGCCACAGCACACCAGTCGCACGTGCCCTTGCTGCGGGCATGTATCTGCCGAGAACCGGCAGAGCCAGGCGAGCTTCGCCTGTGTGGCATGCGGCTATGCGAATCACGCCGACGTGGTCGGCGCGATCAACATTTTGGCGCGGGGGCACCGCGTTGCAGCCTGTGGAGAGTCGGCGTAG
- the fdxA gene encoding ferredoxin FdxA — MTFVVTDACIQCRHTDCVEVCPMSCFHEGPNFLAIDPDQCIDCSMCVPLCPVGAIYSEHDLPEDQRQFIALNAELSRRADWLPLLKAKGPIPGHEQWAGHPDRLSLLER; from the coding sequence ATGACCTTTGTCGTGACGGATGCCTGCATCCAGTGTCGCCATACCGATTGCGTCGAAGTCTGCCCGATGTCGTGCTTCCACGAAGGGCCCAACTTCCTCGCCATCGACCCCGACCAGTGCATCGATTGCTCGATGTGCGTGCCGCTGTGCCCGGTCGGCGCGATCTACTCGGAGCATGACCTGCCCGAGGACCAGCGCCAGTTCATTGCCCTCAATGCCGAACTGTCGCGGCGCGCGGACTGGCTGCCGTTGCTCAAGGCCAAGGGGCCGATCCCCGGCCATGAGCAATGGGCCGGTCATCCTGACCGCCTGTCGTTGCTGGAGCGCTAG
- a CDS encoding substrate-binding domain-containing protein — MIRISIHPHLQIRDEASPGGEALDVSRLVALLGHIEESGSISHSAQAVSLSYRYAWGILRDAEALFGGPLIDKTRGRGSALTPLAQQLVWASKRIGARLSPTLDSLASELEIELKKLMDQPEATARLHASHGFAVAALRDFLDEQQVRHDLKYCGSVEAVAALAEGACDIAGFHVPVGEFEHGMWRHFTTWLKPDTHCLVHLAVRSQGLFVRPGNPLGIHTLEDLTRREVRFVNRQVGSGTRLLLDLMLAARGIDTARIEGYSNGEFTHAAVAAYIGSGMADVGFGVETAARRFGLAFVPVIKERYFFAIERAKLRSAALAGAVDALTSEAFRQRVNALPGYDGTLTGTVLTLEEAFPDYTAGR, encoded by the coding sequence ATGATCCGCATCTCGATTCACCCGCACCTGCAGATCCGGGACGAAGCCAGCCCCGGTGGCGAGGCCCTGGACGTGTCCCGGCTTGTCGCCCTACTCGGTCATATCGAGGAATCCGGCAGCATCAGCCACTCGGCACAGGCGGTATCGCTGTCCTACCGCTACGCCTGGGGCATCCTGCGCGATGCCGAGGCGCTGTTCGGCGGCCCGCTGATCGACAAGACTCGCGGGCGCGGCAGCGCGCTGACGCCGCTGGCGCAGCAGCTGGTGTGGGCCAGCAAGCGGATCGGGGCGCGGCTGTCACCGACGCTGGACAGCCTGGCGTCCGAGCTGGAGATCGAGTTGAAGAAGCTGATGGACCAGCCCGAAGCCACGGCGCGGCTGCATGCCAGCCACGGCTTCGCGGTGGCGGCGCTGCGCGACTTCCTCGACGAGCAGCAGGTGCGGCACGACCTGAAGTACTGCGGCAGCGTCGAGGCCGTGGCGGCCCTGGCCGAAGGCGCCTGCGATATCGCCGGCTTCCATGTGCCGGTGGGCGAGTTCGAGCACGGCATGTGGCGGCATTTCACCACCTGGCTCAAACCGGACACCCACTGCCTGGTGCACCTGGCGGTGCGCAGCCAGGGGCTGTTCGTGCGGCCGGGCAACCCGCTTGGCATCCACACGCTGGAAGACCTGACCCGGCGCGAGGTGCGCTTCGTCAACCGCCAAGTGGGCTCGGGCACGCGCCTGCTGCTGGACCTGATGCTGGCCGCGCGCGGCATCGACACAGCCCGCATCGAGGGCTACAGCAATGGCGAGTTCACCCACGCCGCGGTGGCCGCGTATATTGGCAGCGGCATGGCCGACGTGGGCTTTGGCGTGGAAACCGCGGCGCGGCGCTTCGGGCTGGCGTTCGTGCCAGTGATCAAGGAGCGCTACTTCTTTGCGATCGAGCGTGCCAAGCTGCGCAGCGCGGCACTGGCCGGCGCGGTGGACGCGCTCACCAGCGAAGCCTTCCGCCAGCGCGTCAATGCACTGCCCGGCTACGACGGCACGCTGACCGGCACCGTGCTGACGCTGGAAGAAGCGTTCCCGGACTACACCGCGGGGCGCTAG
- a CDS encoding formate dehydrogenase subunit gamma, whose amino-acid sequence MPEIAPHAAASADATRIAAIVAARQEMPGALLPILHEIQDTQGYIPDAAVPVIARALNLSRAEVHGVITFYHHFRQQPAGRHVVQVCRAEACQSVGAEALAEHAQRALGCGFHETSADGQVTLEPVYCLGQCACGPAVMVGEQLHGYVDAKRFDALVRSLRESSKETPEAAEAQA is encoded by the coding sequence ATGCCAGAAATTGCCCCCCACGCAGCGGCATCCGCCGATGCCACGCGCATCGCCGCCATCGTGGCGGCACGCCAGGAAATGCCGGGCGCCTTGCTGCCGATCCTGCATGAGATCCAGGACACACAGGGCTATATTCCCGACGCCGCCGTGCCCGTGATTGCCCGCGCGCTGAACCTGTCGCGCGCCGAGGTGCATGGCGTGATCACCTTCTACCACCACTTCCGCCAGCAGCCGGCCGGGCGCCACGTGGTACAGGTCTGCCGCGCCGAAGCCTGCCAGTCGGTCGGTGCCGAAGCGCTGGCCGAGCATGCGCAGCGCGCACTTGGCTGTGGCTTCCATGAAACCAGCGCGGACGGGCAGGTGACGCTGGAGCCGGTTTATTGCCTGGGCCAGTGCGCCTGCGGCCCGGCGGTGATGGTCGGCGAGCAACTGCACGGCTATGTCGACGCGAAGCGCTTCGACGCGCTGGTGCGCTCGCTGCGCGAGTCTTCGAAAGAAACCCCGGAAGCGGCGGAGGCACAGGCATGA